A part of Citrifermentans bremense genomic DNA contains:
- a CDS encoding trehalase-like domain-containing protein translates to MKHSLDLALIGNCQVGALIDTQAEIVWYCLPRFDGDPVFCSLLQEHEPGEGIGYCGIELVDQVASEQHYLPNSAVLVTTMTDSRGGAVEVTDFAPRFRQYGRIFTPIMLVRQLRRLHGTPRVVVRVRPARNYGAERG, encoded by the coding sequence ATGAAGCATTCTCTTGACCTTGCGCTGATCGGCAACTGCCAGGTCGGCGCGCTCATCGACACACAGGCGGAGATCGTCTGGTACTGCCTGCCCCGCTTCGACGGCGACCCGGTCTTTTGCTCCCTGTTGCAGGAACACGAACCGGGCGAGGGGATCGGTTACTGCGGCATCGAACTCGTGGACCAGGTGGCGAGCGAGCAGCACTACCTCCCCAACTCGGCGGTCCTCGTCACCACGATGACCGATTCCCGGGGGGGCGCGGTCGAGGTGACCGACTTCGCGCCCCGCTTTCGGCAGTACGGCAGGATCTTCACCCCTATCATGCTGGTCAGGCAATTGCGCCGACTGCACGGGACACCGAGGGTGGTCGTCCGGGTGCGCCCAGCCCGCAACTACGGCGCCGAGCGCGGCTAG
- a CDS encoding glycoside hydrolase family 15 protein — translation MVLRLSTDASVTAILQELPVLLEDELNLVLGPDETVHENVSELAHRFKKETVAYWQEWVRDLGIPFEWQDEVIRAAITLKLNAFEDTGAIAAALTTSIPEAPDSGRNWDYRYCWLRDAYFVVNALNRLGATKTMERYLRYLVNVVAGSDGGYLQPVYGIDGNSNLEEKEMPSLPGYRGMGPVRVGNQACLQVQHDVYGSAVLAVTHVFFDHRLMQRGDTTLFYRLEPLGEMAIQVHDQPDAGLWELRGSRRVHTFSSIMCWAACDRLERIAAQLGLRERAAYWQAQAQRIHETVCRHGWNAEKKSFTAAFEGETLDASLLLIHDVGFLAADDPRFASTVAAIERELRRGDYIFRYVEDDDFGTPKNAFIVCTYWYIYALAALGRTDEARQLFENLLARHNRHGLMAEHVDVATGEQWGNFVQTYSMVGLINAAIRLSKRWDTAF, via the coding sequence ATGGTGCTGCGCCTTTCCACCGACGCTTCCGTCACCGCCATTCTGCAGGAACTTCCGGTGCTGCTCGAGGACGAGCTCAACCTCGTCCTGGGCCCGGACGAGACGGTGCATGAGAATGTCTCGGAGCTCGCGCACCGTTTCAAGAAGGAGACCGTCGCCTACTGGCAGGAATGGGTGCGGGATCTGGGCATACCGTTTGAGTGGCAGGACGAGGTGATCAGGGCGGCCATCACGCTGAAGCTCAACGCCTTCGAGGATACCGGCGCCATCGCCGCCGCCCTCACCACCTCGATACCGGAGGCGCCCGACTCGGGGCGCAATTGGGACTACCGCTACTGCTGGCTGCGCGACGCCTACTTCGTGGTCAACGCGCTGAACCGGCTCGGCGCCACCAAGACCATGGAGCGCTACCTGCGTTATCTGGTCAACGTGGTGGCCGGGAGCGATGGTGGCTACCTCCAGCCCGTCTACGGCATCGACGGCAACAGCAACCTCGAGGAGAAGGAGATGCCGTCGCTGCCGGGCTACCGAGGCATGGGGCCGGTGCGGGTGGGGAACCAGGCTTGCTTGCAGGTCCAGCACGACGTCTATGGTTCGGCGGTCCTGGCGGTGACCCATGTCTTCTTCGATCACCGCCTAATGCAGCGCGGCGATACCACCCTGTTTTACCGCCTGGAGCCACTGGGGGAGATGGCGATCCAGGTGCATGACCAGCCCGACGCGGGGTTGTGGGAGCTGCGGGGGAGCCGCAGGGTGCACACCTTCTCCAGCATCATGTGCTGGGCGGCCTGCGACCGGCTGGAGAGGATAGCCGCCCAGTTGGGGCTCAGGGAGCGGGCCGCCTACTGGCAGGCCCAGGCGCAGCGCATCCACGAGACGGTCTGCCGGCACGGCTGGAATGCGGAGAAGAAGAGCTTCACCGCGGCCTTCGAGGGGGAGACTTTGGACGCGAGCCTGCTGCTCATCCACGACGTCGGTTTCCTCGCCGCCGACGACCCGCGCTTTGCCTCCACCGTCGCTGCCATCGAGCGGGAATTGCGCCGCGGAGATTACATCTTCCGCTACGTGGAGGATGACGACTTCGGCACCCCAAAAAACGCCTTCATCGTCTGCACCTACTGGTACATCTACGCCCTGGCCGCCCTCGGGCGCACCGACGAGGCGCGTCAGCTCTTCGAGAACCTGCTGGCCCGCCACAACCGGCACGGCCTCATGGCCGAGCACGTCGATGTCGCGACCGGAGAACAGTGGGGCAACTTCGTCCAGACCTACAGCATGGTTGGGCTCATCAACGCGGCCATCCGACTCTCCAAACGGTGGGACACCGCGTTTTAA
- a CDS encoding TIGR00341 family protein → MKAFLALKAGMVQHREVMKEVAASVDGSWVYYVMLILAALIALLGLLINSVAVVIGAMLISPLMGPIISSSLSFTIGDLALAKRTFRTLGISVALTVAVSALVALLSPLKEPTAEILSRVRPNILDLFIAALSGAAGAIALCTKRNYLITSTGVAVATAVIPPLSVAGYGLGTWQPMLALGGFLLFFTNFVAIILSSDIVFFILGFRTSHVEEPQHSHRTRLAVITVLSVLISIPLVYTLATDVARIKNEKRIGRVLRSQLDRELVSRLTDYRYRQEGDQLLVMASVNTVRFLNKPAQKEIEKDLAREVRRPVRLELEQVIVASESQLKDQTAKGALEQAKAPKESPAELAAKVRPLVARVEQELAGALAPCLVGRTTVAFSGDQEPLLVSATLGRDYPVARDERLLLSRLLERALGVPVRLQITLAPMLKPMVFAKDGSLAGQSRDELEVVRHLPEGPAAFRFIVTGPKESGREQSVLSRYLTEQLAVPAQAVTTIKSPGGGGVVTLRVVRNDK, encoded by the coding sequence ATGAAGGCGTTCTTGGCGCTGAAGGCCGGGATGGTGCAGCACCGCGAGGTGATGAAGGAGGTGGCGGCCTCCGTCGACGGCTCCTGGGTCTACTACGTCATGCTGATCCTGGCCGCGCTGATCGCCCTGCTGGGGCTGCTCATCAACAGTGTCGCCGTCGTCATCGGGGCCATGCTGATCTCGCCCCTCATGGGGCCCATCATCTCGTCGAGCCTTTCCTTCACCATTGGGGATCTCGCCCTCGCCAAGCGCACGTTTCGTACGCTGGGGATCAGCGTTGCCCTGACCGTTGCGGTGAGCGCGCTGGTGGCGCTGCTCTCCCCCCTGAAAGAGCCGACGGCCGAGATCCTGTCCCGGGTGAGGCCCAACATCCTGGATCTCTTCATAGCGGCCCTATCGGGGGCCGCCGGGGCGATAGCGCTCTGCACCAAGCGCAACTACCTGATCACCTCGACCGGAGTCGCGGTGGCGACGGCAGTCATCCCCCCCTTGAGCGTGGCTGGCTACGGCCTGGGAACCTGGCAGCCGATGCTCGCCCTTGGGGGCTTCCTGCTGTTCTTCACCAACTTCGTCGCCATCATCCTGAGCTCCGACATCGTCTTTTTCATACTCGGCTTCAGGACCAGTCACGTTGAGGAGCCCCAGCACTCGCACCGCACCCGGCTGGCAGTCATCACTGTACTTTCCGTCCTTATCTCCATCCCGCTGGTCTACACGCTGGCAACCGACGTGGCGAGGATAAAGAACGAGAAGCGGATCGGGCGGGTACTCAGGAGCCAACTGGACCGGGAGCTCGTCTCGCGCCTGACGGATTACCGGTACCGGCAGGAGGGTGATCAGCTGTTAGTTATGGCATCGGTCAACACGGTACGCTTCCTCAACAAGCCTGCACAAAAGGAGATCGAGAAGGACCTGGCGCGGGAGGTGCGGCGCCCGGTGCGGCTGGAATTGGAACAGGTGATCGTCGCCTCGGAAAGCCAGCTCAAGGATCAAACCGCAAAGGGGGCGCTGGAGCAGGCAAAGGCGCCAAAGGAGAGCCCGGCGGAACTCGCCGCGAAGGTAAGGCCGCTTGTGGCGCGGGTCGAGCAGGAACTTGCCGGGGCGCTCGCTCCCTGCCTGGTCGGCCGGACCACCGTCGCTTTCAGTGGGGACCAGGAGCCCCTGCTGGTAAGCGCCACGCTTGGCAGGGACTACCCGGTGGCGCGAGACGAACGTCTGCTGCTGAGCCGACTGCTGGAGCGGGCGCTGGGGGTCCCGGTCCGGCTCCAAATCACGCTCGCCCCGATGCTGAAGCCGATGGTTTTCGCCAAGGATGGCTCCCTCGCGGGGCAAAGCAGAGACGAACTGGAAGTGGTGCGCCATCTTCCCGAGGGACCAGCCGCGTTCCGGTTCATAGTGACCGGGCCGAAGGAGAGCGGGAGAGAGCAGAGCGTTCTCTCGCGGTATCTGACTGAACAGCTCGCGGTACCGGCGCAGGCGGTGACCACGATCAAATCCCCCGGCGGGGGGGGCGTGGTCACGCTGCGCGTCGTGCGCAATGACAAGTGA
- a CDS encoding 4-hydroxy-tetrahydrodipicolinate reductase, translating into MKVGLIGFGKTGKAVASVLLQSKETNLQWVVRKSHNLEHRSVPEFLGIDSDEPGYIYSSEEFDAEELLERFPVDVIIDFSSEHGVHYYGEAARNRGVAVVSAISSYSAQTVAYLRYLAHKTRVLWSPNITIGINFLIIAAKILKSIAPHTDIEIVEEHFKAKPEVSGTAKKIATALGLEDEVIKTVRAGGIIGVHEILFGFPYQTVRLKHESITREAFGNGVLFAAKHLYGKSVGLYSMEDLMIPYFNAGPAQAG; encoded by the coding sequence ATGAAAGTAGGACTTATAGGATTCGGCAAGACGGGCAAGGCGGTGGCGTCGGTGCTGCTGCAGAGCAAGGAAACAAACCTGCAATGGGTGGTGCGCAAGTCGCACAACCTGGAACACAGATCGGTGCCGGAGTTTCTGGGCATCGACTCGGACGAACCGGGCTACATCTACTCCTCGGAAGAGTTTGACGCTGAGGAACTGCTGGAAAGGTTCCCCGTGGACGTCATCATCGACTTCTCATCCGAGCACGGAGTCCACTACTACGGGGAAGCGGCGCGTAACCGCGGCGTGGCGGTCGTGAGCGCCATTTCCTCCTACTCCGCGCAAACGGTCGCATACCTGAGATACCTGGCTCATAAGACCAGGGTGCTATGGTCGCCCAACATAACGATCGGCATCAACTTCCTGATCATAGCGGCCAAAATCCTCAAGAGCATCGCCCCGCACACGGACATCGAGATCGTCGAAGAGCATTTCAAGGCAAAGCCCGAGGTGTCGGGGACGGCGAAAAAAATCGCCACCGCACTGGGACTTGAGGACGAGGTCATCAAGACGGTGCGTGCCGGCGGCATCATCGGGGTGCACGAGATCCTGTTCGGCTTCCCCTATCAGACGGTGCGCCTAAAGCACGAGTCGATAACCCGCGAGGCCTTCGGCAACGGCGTTCTCTTCGCCGCGAAGCACCTGTACGGCAAAAGCGTCGGGCTCTACAGCATGGAGGATCTCATGATCCCCTATTTCAACGCGGGACCGGCCCAAGCTGGATAG
- a CDS encoding alpha,alpha-trehalose-phosphate synthase (UDP-forming), producing MKKAISSTSLKSLRLSLRFVVPLAVALGLLAVTVVPLVDRLTMHWFMRDMDIRSRLIANTLHDQLVELLQQENAAKVRSLLNRAVQDERLLALGYCDRRGKLLYKTPAFPEALGCPTPAAAETDKGRVLHLPQGAVHVAVHPVGIPSAGAGSLILVHDMSFVERRSEDTRNYIIAFFALLGLMVSAITVFVAHLSWRGWLEGVRAMLRGEGIVRPFSQPTVEPELQPLVGDLRALLRAMDSERRLADDATVTWSPEALRNLLHKQLTGERIIVVSNREPYIHSKKGDGIEVHRPASGLVTAVEPVMRACSGTWIAHGSGSADQLVTDRQDRVAVPPDHPEYTLRRIWLTREEEQGYYYGFANEGLWPLCHIAHVRPIFRSSDWRQYQEVNQRFADAVVREADSDDPVVLVQDYHFALLPGMIRKALPKATIITFWHIPWPNPESFGICPWREELLEGMLGSTILGFHTPFHRKNFLETVDRYLETRIEHESSTISRGGNLTMVESYPISIQWPPPWQERQPPVAQCREELRRELGEGAGHLVGIGVDRLDYTKGILERFRAVEKLMEQHPELVGAFTFVQIAAPSRSALDDYQAFDAQVHTLAQRINQRFSRKGWQPILLKAEHHEPEVVNRYYRGADVCIVTSLHDGMNLVAKEFVAARDDDQGVLVLSQFTGAAHEMHEALIVNPYHIEQTAEAIFRALTMPQFEQRERMRSMRALVRDFNVYRWAGRMLLDAARVRQREKLSARIRRDQ from the coding sequence ATGAAGAAGGCGATATCGAGCACATCCCTGAAATCGCTCAGGCTCTCCCTGAGGTTCGTCGTGCCGCTCGCGGTGGCCCTGGGGCTGCTGGCCGTCACGGTGGTTCCCCTGGTGGACCGGCTCACCATGCACTGGTTCATGCGCGACATGGACATCCGGTCGCGCCTCATTGCCAACACCCTGCACGACCAGTTGGTGGAGTTGCTGCAGCAGGAGAACGCCGCCAAGGTCCGGTCGCTGTTGAACAGGGCCGTGCAGGACGAGCGGCTTCTGGCGCTGGGGTACTGCGACCGCCGCGGCAAGCTTTTGTACAAGACCCCCGCCTTCCCGGAGGCGCTCGGCTGCCCGACGCCTGCGGCCGCGGAGACTGACAAGGGGCGGGTGCTCCACCTCCCCCAGGGGGCGGTACACGTGGCGGTGCACCCGGTCGGCATACCCTCGGCCGGGGCGGGGTCCCTGATCCTGGTGCACGACATGAGCTTCGTCGAGCGCCGCAGCGAGGATACCCGAAATTACATCATCGCCTTCTTTGCGCTGCTCGGCCTGATGGTTTCCGCCATTACCGTCTTCGTCGCCCATCTGAGCTGGCGCGGCTGGCTGGAAGGGGTCCGGGCCATGCTGCGGGGGGAGGGAATCGTGAGGCCGTTCTCTCAGCCGACGGTCGAGCCCGAACTGCAGCCGCTGGTGGGAGACCTGCGGGCGTTGCTGCGGGCCATGGACAGCGAAAGGCGCCTCGCCGACGACGCCACCGTCACCTGGAGTCCGGAAGCGCTGCGCAACCTCCTGCACAAGCAGTTGACCGGCGAACGGATCATCGTCGTTTCCAACCGAGAGCCCTACATCCACAGCAAAAAGGGGGACGGTATCGAGGTGCACCGCCCGGCAAGCGGCCTCGTCACCGCCGTCGAGCCGGTAATGCGCGCCTGCTCGGGGACTTGGATCGCCCATGGCAGCGGCAGCGCGGACCAGCTGGTCACCGACCGGCAGGACCGGGTGGCCGTCCCGCCCGACCACCCGGAGTACACCCTGAGGCGCATCTGGCTCACCAGGGAGGAGGAGCAGGGATACTACTACGGCTTCGCCAACGAGGGGCTCTGGCCCCTGTGCCACATCGCCCACGTCCGCCCGATCTTCCGCTCCAGCGACTGGCGGCAGTACCAGGAGGTGAACCAGCGCTTCGCCGATGCCGTGGTGCGGGAGGCGGACAGTGACGACCCGGTGGTGCTGGTGCAGGACTATCACTTCGCCCTGCTGCCAGGCATGATCCGCAAGGCCCTCCCCAAGGCCACCATCATAACCTTCTGGCACATCCCCTGGCCCAACCCCGAGTCCTTCGGCATCTGTCCCTGGCGCGAGGAGTTGCTGGAGGGGATGCTGGGGTCGACGATCCTGGGCTTTCACACCCCGTTCCATCGCAAGAACTTCCTGGAGACGGTGGACCGCTACCTAGAGACCCGCATTGAGCATGAATCGTCCACCATCAGCCGGGGGGGGAACCTCACCATGGTGGAGAGCTACCCGATCTCGATCCAGTGGCCCCCCCCGTGGCAGGAACGGCAGCCCCCGGTGGCGCAGTGCCGGGAGGAGCTCAGGAGGGAACTGGGGGAAGGGGCCGGGCACCTGGTCGGCATCGGGGTCGATCGCCTCGACTACACCAAGGGCATCCTGGAGCGCTTCCGGGCCGTGGAGAAGCTCATGGAGCAGCACCCCGAACTGGTGGGTGCCTTCACCTTCGTGCAGATCGCCGCGCCATCCCGCTCCGCCCTGGATGATTACCAGGCCTTCGACGCCCAGGTGCATACCTTGGCCCAGCGCATAAACCAGCGCTTTTCCCGCAAGGGGTGGCAGCCCATCCTCCTCAAGGCCGAGCACCACGAACCCGAGGTGGTGAACCGCTACTACCGCGGCGCCGACGTCTGCATCGTAACCAGTCTTCACGACGGTATGAACCTCGTTGCCAAGGAGTTTGTGGCCGCGAGGGACGACGACCAGGGGGTGCTGGTCTTGAGCCAGTTCACCGGGGCCGCCCACGAGATGCACGAGGCCCTGATCGTTAACCCTTACCATATCGAACAGACGGCGGAGGCCATTTTCCGCGCGCTCACCATGCCGCAGTTCGAGCAGCGCGAGAGGATGCGCAGCATGCGGGCCCTGGTGCGCGACTTCAACGTGTACCGATGGGCCGGACGCATGCTCCTCGACGCGGCGCGCGTACGCCAGCGCGAGAAGCTCTCGGCCCGCATCAGGAGAGACCAGTAA
- the otsB gene encoding trehalose-phosphatase, translating to MPSYLFQCEELAAFTHHVAPDTLFAFDLDGTLAPIVDEYGEARVAKPVRNALQRLMGLAKVAVITGRSRQDAIGILGFQPHLVIGNHGAEWPGLSGGRRWEHVQLCLKWRDRLHTALFYEQGVEIEFKGESLTLHYRKSDDPQRALAMIQAAIGDLQPQPRTIGGKFVVNVLPAEACGKGEALAAAMEELGCSRAIYFGDDETDEEVFRLPRSDVFGVHVGKNELSAATYYLNQQSELLGVLNSMVGILENCEYEAQCCDG from the coding sequence ATGCCCAGTTACCTGTTCCAATGTGAAGAACTCGCCGCTTTCACGCACCACGTGGCACCCGACACCCTTTTTGCCTTCGACCTGGACGGCACCCTGGCGCCCATCGTCGATGAGTACGGAGAGGCCCGGGTCGCCAAGCCCGTGCGCAACGCCCTGCAGAGGCTGATGGGGCTGGCCAAGGTCGCCGTTATAACCGGGAGGTCGCGTCAGGACGCCATCGGCATCCTTGGGTTCCAGCCGCACCTCGTGATCGGGAACCACGGAGCGGAGTGGCCGGGACTAAGCGGCGGACGGCGCTGGGAGCACGTCCAGCTCTGTCTCAAGTGGCGGGACCGGCTGCACACAGCCCTCTTCTATGAGCAGGGGGTGGAGATCGAGTTCAAGGGGGAGTCGCTCACCCTGCACTACCGCAAGAGCGACGACCCGCAGCGGGCGCTGGCGATGATCCAGGCGGCCATCGGTGATCTCCAGCCGCAACCGCGCACCATCGGCGGCAAGTTCGTGGTCAACGTGCTTCCAGCGGAGGCCTGCGGCAAGGGGGAGGCGCTGGCGGCCGCCATGGAGGAACTGGGGTGCAGCAGGGCGATCTATTTTGGCGATGACGAGACCGACGAGGAGGTGTTCCGACTGCCGCGCAGCGACGTCTTCGGCGTGCACGTCGGCAAGAACGAGCTGTCGGCGGCAACGTACTACCTGAACCAGCAGTCGGAACTACTGGGGGTGCTCAATTCCATGGTAGGCATCCTTGAGAACTGTGAGTACGAGGCACAGTGCTGTGACGGCTGA
- a CDS encoding GNAT family N-acetyltransferase: MAEHVEIFGNSLVQHDPAARRATLALLDPEEAPGVIRHLELLASSRGYTNVSARVPAAHVRHFVGAGYRLEAAIPHFYGEGETACFLVRHFGEAQDTERMSLLLSRILAATEMHSLAGPVSLPEGGALRLVEPSEIGDVVSLYRRVGVAKPAAVDDPIFLHNFLGRGDLFLGLWIEGILVAACAAIFDPTTGTAELAHFVVLPEHRGKGLALLLLQRIGELSAACGARLLWSTVRAYAPGINITFAKGGYHFGGTLTNNSYIYGATESVNVWHKCLADDPALAWSSLF, encoded by the coding sequence ATGGCTGAGCACGTAGAAATCTTTGGCAATTCATTGGTGCAGCATGATCCGGCTGCACGTAGGGCGACACTGGCCCTGTTGGATCCGGAGGAGGCCCCGGGTGTCATCCGTCACTTGGAACTTCTGGCCAGCTCCCGTGGGTACACCAATGTCAGTGCCAGGGTCCCCGCCGCCCACGTCCGGCACTTCGTCGGCGCTGGGTATCGGCTGGAGGCCGCCATCCCACATTTTTACGGGGAAGGGGAGACTGCCTGTTTTCTCGTCCGCCATTTCGGCGAAGCCCAAGACACTGAAAGGATGTCGCTACTTTTGAGTAGAATCCTGGCGGCCACCGAGATGCATTCTCTGGCAGGTCCGGTGTCGTTACCCGAAGGTGGAGCTCTTAGGTTAGTGGAACCTTCCGAGATCGGCGACGTGGTCTCGCTGTACCGCAGGGTCGGAGTTGCCAAGCCAGCAGCGGTGGACGATCCGATCTTCCTCCACAACTTCCTGGGGCGGGGCGACCTCTTCCTTGGACTGTGGATCGAAGGCATTCTGGTTGCGGCATGCGCAGCGATCTTCGATCCGACAACGGGCACGGCAGAACTGGCTCACTTCGTCGTACTGCCCGAGCACCGGGGGAAGGGACTCGCCCTGCTGTTGCTGCAGCGCATAGGGGAACTTTCTGCAGCTTGCGGCGCCAGGCTGCTGTGGTCAACCGTGCGCGCCTACGCCCCCGGAATTAACATTACCTTTGCAAAGGGGGGGTACCATTTCGGGGGAACCCTTACCAATAATTCCTACATTTACGGTGCGACGGAGAGCGTTAACGTCTGGCACAAGTGCCTTGCTGACGATCCTGCTCTGGCATGGAGTTCCCTCTTTTAA
- the nhaA gene encoding Na+/H+ antiporter NhaA: MVARVVRKNYKKITGLFFDFFESEKTSGVLLIVCTVFSILMANSSGRSLYIGTWHYEILGHSLQYWINDGLMAIFFLLIGLEIEREIYVGELSNRQNALLPIAAAIGGMATPALFHFLLNRETATVHGAGIPMATDIAFALGILSLVGNKVPTSLKVFLAALAIIDDLGAIIVIAVFYVTDFSLIYFTLALAIFGLLLLLNRCNINRLSVYLILGGIMWFFMLKSGVHATIAGVLLAFAIPFRQIRNNSPSYRLQHFLHKPVAFFIMPIFALANTGITLTGNWAEGLATSNSLGIIAGLLGGKPLGIFLFSYLSVKAGLSKLPNRVGWKHIISVGFLGGIGFTMSIFITLLAFGDSTVVESSKLSILLTSVLSGTIGFMLLSRQST, from the coding sequence ATGGTGGCAAGGGTTGTAAGGAAAAATTACAAAAAAATTACGGGACTTTTTTTCGACTTTTTCGAGAGCGAAAAAACTTCAGGAGTTCTGCTAATTGTTTGCACCGTTTTTTCCATACTAATGGCAAATTCATCCGGTCGGTCCCTGTATATTGGTACGTGGCATTATGAAATTCTTGGACACAGCCTACAATACTGGATCAACGACGGACTTATGGCTATTTTTTTCTTGCTGATCGGGTTGGAAATCGAGAGAGAAATATATGTTGGCGAACTATCTAACCGACAAAACGCTTTGCTACCGATTGCCGCAGCCATTGGTGGCATGGCGACACCGGCACTGTTTCACTTCCTCCTCAATCGAGAGACAGCAACAGTGCACGGCGCTGGAATCCCCATGGCAACGGATATCGCTTTCGCACTTGGAATCTTATCCCTAGTGGGAAACAAAGTGCCAACTTCGCTTAAGGTTTTTCTGGCAGCTCTGGCCATCATTGATGATTTAGGCGCTATTATAGTCATTGCTGTTTTTTACGTGACAGACTTTTCATTGATTTATTTTACCTTGGCTTTAGCGATATTTGGTCTACTCCTGCTGCTAAACCGCTGCAACATAAATCGCCTTTCTGTTTATCTCATTCTAGGTGGCATCATGTGGTTTTTTATGCTCAAGTCTGGTGTCCACGCCACCATTGCCGGGGTCTTGTTAGCATTTGCTATTCCATTCCGGCAAATCCGGAACAATTCGCCATCATATAGGCTACAGCACTTTTTACATAAGCCTGTTGCCTTTTTCATTATGCCAATTTTCGCTCTAGCCAATACAGGTATCACGTTGACTGGAAACTGGGCAGAAGGACTTGCGACTTCCAATAGTCTAGGCATTATAGCAGGCTTACTGGGAGGCAAGCCGTTGGGAATATTCTTGTTTAGCTACCTCTCAGTTAAAGCAGGACTGTCAAAGTTGCCGAATCGTGTTGGCTGGAAGCATATCATCAGCGTTGGTTTTCTTGGCGGAATAGGATTTACAATGTCTATTTTTATCACGCTGCTTGCTTTCGGAGACTCCACAGTTGTTGAGAGCTCTAAGCTCAGCATTTTGCTCACTTCCGTGCTCTCCGGTACCATCGGCTTCATGTTGTTGAGCCGACAGTCAACATAG
- a CDS encoding universal stress protein, with protein sequence MRFAKILVVNRLSQYTRDAVRYGGMLATCFQADLLVLRVISNPVDQEALNAPSLFIKGEKYKTISSIEEQPREDLERVIREEVPTTLSVTGLVTDRDPLPEITRIVREEKVDLLVVLAHEQSRLENLLFPDNHGLIRTLPCSILLMKHEPRPVG encoded by the coding sequence ATGAGATTCGCGAAAATTCTCGTTGTGAACCGCCTTTCCCAGTATACGCGGGACGCCGTGCGCTACGGGGGCATGCTGGCTACATGCTTCCAGGCCGACCTCCTCGTACTGCGGGTCATCTCAAATCCTGTGGACCAGGAGGCGTTGAACGCGCCGAGTCTGTTCATCAAGGGGGAAAAATACAAAACGATCAGCAGCATCGAGGAGCAACCCCGGGAGGATCTGGAGAGGGTGATCAGGGAAGAGGTGCCGACAACGTTGTCGGTTACCGGATTGGTGACGGATCGTGATCCCCTCCCCGAGATAACCAGGATAGTACGGGAGGAGAAGGTCGATCTGCTGGTTGTCCTAGCCCACGAGCAGTCCCGTCTTGAGAACCTGCTGTTCCCCGATAACCACGGGCTGATCAGGACGCTGCCTTGCTCCATCCTCCTCATGAAGCATGAGCCGCGTCCGGTAGGATAG